In Moorena sp. SIOASIH, the following proteins share a genomic window:
- a CDS encoding mechanosensitive ion channel domain-containing protein encodes MESLVNVRFSINPFPRARVQRLLGLVLLGVLTLLLTLLPASTLAQEFLANGKEKAPVVVDGIELFQVGNAGNFSATERAELINQRLAREVKSLQKPEYVDIEYVGQNEGILRTKFTERIIVTITKADQIPDTDPLEQAEKWEKLIEKAIRQGKQQRMPDYSRQAVRFTAVVLVLLILLYFLLRLFRQFALRKLTSWLGNPASRFFPWHDPAKLFLGAALLGLQLILWTTVILTISDLFPQVRSWRYELLNFLKSPVIGPGESKYSAIQVLLLVVLTVVLWFGVSAITRLFRHYILGKTGADSGVQDVIAILTQYVLTFLGMIIILQSSGLDLSSLTIFASVLGVGIGFGVQNIANNFISGLIITLERPIQQGDFIKVNDLVGTVQHVGSRSTEICTLDKVTIIVPNARFLETEVINWSHGNPISRLKIPVGVAYGSDVEQVKKALLAAAKSHPEVLLRPYPQVWFQEFGESALKFELLVWTGDPKRQPKIKSDLNYRIEKSLRRYDIHIPFPQRDLHVRSPQLEKLLMAWLGDRQPKPPENQLYIPNGYQSQQLPQDSLVSGFLEPIDDLDQDSYPTAPFQEDMVTLDIETLVEEMRQPGGLDIKDRRYRLNSYGCCFVGSEAVDWLVKRCNSTREDAVAIGQILINRGIIHHVADDHPFRDDYLFYRFYLDEN; translated from the coding sequence ATGGAATCTCTTGTCAATGTTCGATTTTCCATTAACCCTTTCCCAAGGGCTAGGGTTCAGCGTCTCTTGGGATTGGTGTTGCTAGGTGTACTTACCCTACTGCTGACCCTATTACCAGCCTCCACCTTAGCACAGGAATTCTTGGCAAATGGTAAAGAGAAAGCTCCTGTGGTGGTGGATGGTATTGAGTTGTTTCAAGTGGGCAATGCTGGCAACTTTAGCGCTACTGAGCGAGCCGAGCTGATCAATCAGCGCTTAGCAAGAGAGGTGAAATCCCTACAAAAACCTGAATATGTGGACATTGAATATGTCGGGCAAAACGAGGGGATTCTTCGTACCAAGTTTACCGAGCGCATTATAGTCACGATTACCAAGGCAGATCAAATTCCTGATACTGATCCTCTTGAGCAAGCCGAGAAATGGGAGAAGCTGATTGAAAAGGCAATCCGGCAGGGCAAACAACAGCGCATGCCAGATTATAGTCGTCAGGCAGTAAGGTTTACAGCGGTAGTGCTGGTGTTGTTAATCCTGTTGTACTTCCTGTTACGCTTGTTCAGGCAATTTGCCTTGCGGAAACTGACCTCCTGGCTAGGGAATCCGGCTTCTCGTTTTTTCCCTTGGCACGACCCAGCCAAATTATTTCTCGGGGCAGCCCTGTTAGGCTTACAGCTTATCCTGTGGACTACAGTTATCTTAACTATTAGTGACCTATTTCCCCAAGTTCGCAGTTGGCGTTATGAACTGTTAAACTTCCTCAAGTCTCCTGTAATTGGTCCGGGAGAAAGCAAGTATTCTGCAATCCAAGTGCTGCTGTTGGTGGTATTAACCGTTGTGCTATGGTTTGGGGTTAGTGCCATCACCAGGCTATTCAGGCATTACATCTTGGGGAAAACTGGCGCTGATTCAGGGGTGCAAGATGTGATTGCTATCCTGACCCAGTATGTCCTGACGTTTTTGGGCATGATTATCATACTCCAAAGTTCTGGGTTGGATTTGAGTTCCCTAACCATTTTTGCTAGTGTCTTAGGGGTGGGGATTGGCTTCGGTGTGCAAAATATTGCTAACAACTTTATCAGTGGCTTAATTATCACCCTAGAGCGACCGATTCAGCAGGGGGATTTTATTAAGGTCAACGATTTGGTGGGAACTGTGCAGCACGTTGGTTCCCGCAGTACAGAAATTTGCACCTTGGATAAAGTGACAATAATTGTGCCCAATGCCCGCTTTTTAGAAACTGAGGTAATTAACTGGAGTCACGGTAACCCGATTTCCCGACTAAAAATTCCAGTAGGAGTGGCTTATGGATCGGATGTGGAGCAGGTCAAGAAGGCACTGTTGGCAGCTGCCAAGAGTCACCCGGAAGTGTTACTGAGGCCCTATCCCCAAGTTTGGTTTCAGGAATTTGGTGAGAGTGCCCTCAAATTTGAGCTGTTGGTCTGGACTGGAGACCCCAAGCGGCAGCCTAAAATCAAGAGTGACCTCAACTACCGGATTGAGAAAAGTCTCCGTCGCTATGATATCCATATACCATTTCCTCAACGGGACCTCCATGTGCGATCGCCTCAGTTAGAGAAATTGCTCATGGCTTGGCTAGGGGACCGTCAGCCAAAACCGCCAGAAAACCAACTCTATATTCCCAATGGGTATCAGTCTCAGCAGCTACCCCAGGATTCCTTAGTTTCAGGTTTCCTAGAGCCGATCGATGACCTAGATCAAGACTCTTACCCTACTGCTCCTTTCCAAGAGGATATGGTAACACTAGACATTGAAACCTTGGTCGAGGAAATGCGTCAACCAGGAGGGTTGGATATTAAAGACCGTCGCTATCGTCTCAATAGCTATGGATGCTGTTTTGTGGGGTCAGAAGCAGTAGATTGGTTGGTGAAACGGTGTAATTCTACTCGGGAAGATGCAGTGGCTATTGGACAGATACTGATTAATCGAGGTATTATTCATCATGTCGCAGATGATCATCCTTTCCGGGATGATTATTTGTTTTACCGTTTTTATTTAGATGAAAATTAA
- a CDS encoding FHA domain-containing protein has product MAEPIYVQLTWEDPETGELKKPVLRPPIAVGRENDHLPAHLAGQSVSHLVLLDKEISRYHALITVANTQLYVTDRSANGTFINGRKIRSGIQPFSSKDTLRIGPYKITAALKRENDLNATAQNFDQTSLLGEKSVTNSLPKNKPVVWLIGLVVLLIMGVGTWFVVSGLLEGLKPGMQDQKNDSSRHLERVV; this is encoded by the coding sequence ACCCAGAAACCGGCGAGTTAAAGAAACCTGTTCTGAGACCGCCCATTGCTGTTGGTCGAGAAAATGACCATTTGCCAGCACACTTAGCAGGTCAATCTGTGTCTCATCTGGTACTTCTTGACAAGGAGATTTCCCGGTATCACGCCCTGATCACAGTGGCTAATACCCAACTCTATGTTACTGACCGCAGCGCCAACGGCACGTTTATTAATGGACGAAAGATTCGCTCTGGTATTCAACCTTTTTCAAGCAAGGATACCTTGCGGATTGGTCCGTACAAGATTACAGCGGCTTTGAAACGGGAAAATGACCTGAACGCCACTGCACAGAACTTTGACCAGACTAGTCTATTAGGTGAGAAAAGTGTCACTAACTCTCTGCCCAAGAATAAACCTGTGGTTTGGTTGATTGGCTTAGTGGTACTGTTAATAATGGGAGTCGGCACTTGGTTCGTGGTCAGCGGTCTGCTAGAGGGGTTAAAACCGGGAATGCAAGATCAGAAAAACGATTCCTCTAGACATCTAGAACGGGTAGTCTAG
- a CDS encoding pentapeptide repeat-containing protein: MKYCKYFLHLAAWCISLLQLGKNSNKIPTLPTLPTLPTLPTLPTLPFFFTNMRCTLAAFLLALTILVLPLPAQAQSAATIKANFQNKDLSGKDFSGKNFSYKVFSNVNLQSANLSNAKFIGADITKVNFTNANLHGADFTYAFINRSTFKKADLTDAVFEDAFMSKSKFKGADITGADFTFAILDYNQDRKLCKKASGKNTITGVETKDSLFCY, from the coding sequence ATGAAGTACTGCAAGTACTTTCTACACCTGGCAGCCTGGTGCATCTCACTTTTGCAATTAGGCAAAAATTCTAATAAAATTCCCACACTCCCCACCCTCCCCACACTCCCCACCCTCCCCACACTCCCCACACTTCCCTTCTTTTTTACAAATATGAGATGCACCCTGGCAGCCTTTCTACTAGCACTAACTATATTAGTCTTGCCTCTGCCAGCCCAAGCCCAAAGCGCTGCCACCATTAAAGCTAACTTTCAAAACAAGGATCTAAGCGGTAAGGATTTCTCCGGTAAAAACTTTAGTTACAAGGTTTTTAGCAATGTCAATTTACAGTCAGCTAACTTGAGCAACGCTAAGTTTATAGGTGCGGATATTACCAAAGTTAATTTCACGAATGCTAACCTACATGGAGCCGATTTTACCTATGCATTCATTAATCGATCTACCTTCAAGAAAGCAGACTTAACCGATGCAGTGTTTGAAGATGCATTTATGTCCAAATCTAAATTTAAGGGTGCAGATATTACTGGCGCTGACTTCACGTTTGCAATTTTGGATTATAACCAAGACCGGAAGCTATGCAAAAAAGCTTCTGGTAAGAATACTATAACTGGTGTTGAAACTAAGGATTCTTTATTCTGTTATTAA